The genomic interval TCAAAGCTGTAGTCCACGCCTCCTCCTGCCATTTCCCTGATAATCTGCCACAACAAAGTAGtgtcatgaatatatattatgtatatgaaAAATTTCTGTGATGATGGTGATTAATCACAAACCTCATGCACTGGCTTCTCCTGATCCCTTGGATTTATAGTGTCAGTGATTCCCATTGCTCGGCCTACACATCAGATAAGGTCAGCACTGATCATTCATTCCCTGTACATATGATTGCTCTTCCAACGAAGCATAAACAAACATATACAGAGCACGTTGCCTCCAGAgtgcaacagagagagagagagccaagaAGGCAAGAAATATTTAAGCATGAGACTACctttgatgaatttgttgggGTTGACATCAACACCAATTATCTTTGATGCTCCTCGTGATCGTGCCCCTTCTGCAACCTACACGTGCCATATTTTTAATTGCATATTAGTTTATTACTCGATCTGGAAATAGAAATGtgtctaaaaaaatcaattaacttACTGCAAGTCCCACTGCGCCCAAGCCAAAAATTGCCACACTTGATCCTGCCTTTACATCGGCTGTATTCCATGCAGCTCCAACTCCTTGATCAGGTTCCACGCATTTCAAGTTTCCAAACAGAGCATAGTCAGGGATATCAATACCTGATTCGGCATCTTGCACTTCTTTCCAAAAAGCATGAAAGATGGGGGCAATTGGTGCTGGACTTTTGACTTGGATTATTACTAATCAAGGCCCtcgtttgaactttgaattGCATGTGACATGCCGTCAGcttattactattttaatattaaagtgtatatttatattaattatgtgaCGTATTTTTTTGTCACTTCATATCCCAAAAgtccatataatttaaaattcattattTTCCTCAAAGTcggcattattattattattattatttttaagagtcATAGGCAATATTGCAGTAAAATACTCGAGCATCATGGGTACTATTTTTGCAGTAAAACTTTCACCCTCGAATCAATAggtattttttacatttttcttcatAAAATTAACAATACTATCGTCTAGGTAGTAGCTATGATGGATGAAaaatacgttttttttttatcccctACTTTGAAATATTAGGGGTCGGGGGGCCAGCCTCTTACCGGTAGAAACGCCGCAGCTGAGCAAGGTCATCTTCTTGAGGGGAGCCGCAGGGTCAACCTTGACGACGCATGCGGACTCGAGCACCGTGTACTCGCTGAAAGTGGAGGTGTTGAGGAAATGGCATATGGGTTTCCCGTCTTTAAGCGTCGAAAACCTGCTCTTTCCGTCGCTCACCATCACGGTCTTGAAAGGGTTCACCCCAGATCTCTCGCACATATTCGTTTTCTCGCGCTTGCAGTAGATGCAGTCTCCACACTCTCCGTTGAATATAGGAACGACATGGTCCCCTTCTTTCATGTCTCTAACGCCTTCACCCACGCTCTCAACAATTCTGCATGCAAGCGCCGGCCAAGCTTTGTCAATAAAGCTCATTTCTCCAATTTCTAATccataacaataatataaatttagcaACTAGCATATTACCCGGAAGCTTCATGGCCCAGAATACGAGGGTATGCTCGCTGAGCTTCAttcttcatataaatatatatgcagaGTGAGATGGATAATCACTCATCAGAGAAATCTCATAAACAGGGTCAAATTTATGAACAAAAAGATGTTTTAATTTTGTGATTCACGTTTGGGATATATATACGTACCTCGCCTTGCCAAGCGCTGAGATCGGTATGACAGATTGAAGTGAAGAGGATCTTGATTCGAACCTCCATTTTTTGAGGAGGATCTACTCGTACTTGTTCCACCACAAAAGGCTCTCCCGGGCCATAAACAACAGCAGCTTCACCACCCACCCACGCAcggaaaatacaaaatcaacGTTCATTTGTTGCAGatcataatttataagataaacaTGAATGATGGTGGTGTATGCCTGAGAAAGTGTGTACAGCAAGGCGGTAGTCAAGACTCTTACCCCTGCAAGTGATGACCTTTCCGGCTGTTTCACTTGAATTGAACCAAGTGTTCGTAGGCTTTCCATTCaagttttccattttttctctgTGTTCGATGGTCTCAAACCAGTACTTGGAAATTTAAGGCTGAACACCTTTTTTGTGACTACGGTTCTTATTTCTGacttacatgtatttatagttCTCATTAATTTGCTTGTGTACCGACAGTACCCCAATTCTTGTCTCCCTCTCTAACACCAATAAAGTCTCACCAATAAATTAACACAAAAGATCACGACGACGCCAGTTGTGCTTGTGCCCATAGGTGGTTTCGGTCccattttatacaatttttctaaatcgaACCGGTATACACgtgattaaaaatttaaaaattaatactttcATTTTTTCGATTTATTTCAGATCCGATCTAATTTTAtggattatctatatatatatatatatcaccctAATATTTAAAAGCGTGTATATacatgaacagtagtgaatagtagcaacctttttttttcttgttactTTTTCTCAGTTCTAATTttattcttgttcttcttcttcgttcagTTCCGATTTCCAGTTCCGATTTCCACCCTCAAAATATCTAATCGTTACATacagataaatgtaaaataaatatctcatctttacatataagagatgaaatatctgatctacacatttcatctcaaatttacagaacacaaaatttacagaacaattctcaaactcaactaaggaagaaaaaaatttcccgTGCTCTTCAGATTTCTTCCCCCCGTTGGTACgattttctcttctaatctcacctctaacttctccattttgtttttcttttcttttttttttttttttctgtttctcgcatatttttttcttctttctccgtgTGGGTTTCGGTGAGGGACACGgaggctgcgcgtgggggattCCGAAGGTGGGTGCGATGGTCGGCGCCTTGAAGGGGACtcgtcggtggtggtcgtgagcttcggtggccacgtacggcggcgtaacgtgaaacaaatgggtttcacccatttccgttcggtttccgtgggggagacggagaTCTGCGCGTGGCCGACTTCGAAGGTGGCTgggatggtcgccgccttgaggaggactcctcggtggtggtcgtgacctTCGGCGGCTGCGTACGGCGGCGGAATCTCACAAAAATccgagaaacccatttcggttctcctTCCACGGAGGACATCgatggctgcgcgtggggaagaGTGGTAGTGCCAGGGAtgctcgtcggcgtgaggggaacagGCCGGTGTTGGCGGTGACGATGGCCGGggctcgacggcggcgggcAGCGCTGGAGGAGAAGGAGCGGTGCTCCCGAATCgcctaggagagagagagagtttacgaatttgggatttttctttaatttgtcctATTTATATGtgttaaataatagtaattttttttttctttacaactttacttttgttcttactagaatattacattgttgaattttttacataggttgatctccgtgaagttgaaagtggaaacaataTATCCCAACAACTAGCCActcataaaattatcaaaagtatggatcctttaactttttaatttcatactgtaaattaataactgaattaatttattttgcttctctgattttagaattttttaagtcatttatttaatatcatttattcaatatttattctgtatGAACTTTGAactatttcaaattataattttgagtttattctttttaaattatttcaaattttctatttattattcatataataaatatttgataaaaaaataataaaaattaaaaataatatggaatgtagagtgttagaaggttgtgaatatttttttataataaatactactaaccagcataaatagtaattaacaaTGCTACAGTATGtgatacaataataaacagtactgaACATTACtcatgaacaataataaacaattacagtaataaaaagttctaaacagtaaaataaagctccatgaaattgaaagtggaaacaaaatatctcaacaactagctgcttataaaaatatcaaaagtatagatcttttaactttttattttcatactgtgaactaataactgaaatagtttattttccttctctgattttagaatcttttaaatcaattatttaatatcatttattcaatatttattctgtttgaactttgagctgtattaaattataatttcaaagttacatatgcatgtttatagaaaaaaaaaatttaaaaattgttataaaattacccataaaattctaccgacaaatttagttctatatgtaaatacttacatcaatatttacagttttacccatataattatacataatcaattagtaaaatattaaaatttttaaaaatcgaaaattcaattaaataatttgataaaatagaataaacattcaataaaattaatattgtgcataaacttgtattttaaaatatgctccaagaacaaaatgaaataaaaattttatgaatattaataataaagtttgtaaataatagagatgtactttccgattaaataattaaatatctcaacaactagctgcttataaaaatatcaaaagtatagatattttaactttttattttcatactgtgaactaataactgaaatagtttattttccttctctgattttagaatcttttaaatcaattatttaatatcatttattcaatatttattctgtttgaactttgagctgtattaaattataatttcaaattaaatgttattccaacatatttaaatgttatatcttattagttacatatgcatgtttatagaaaaaaaaaatttaaaaattgttataaaattacctataaaattctaccgacaaatttagttc from Juglans regia cultivar Chandler chromosome 2, Walnut 2.0, whole genome shotgun sequence carries:
- the LOC109021046 gene encoding alcohol dehydrogenase-like 4, which gives rise to MENLNGKPTNTWFNSSETAGKVITCRAAVVYGPGEPFVVEQVRVDPPQKMEVRIKILFTSICHTDLSAWQGENEAQRAYPRILGHEASGIVESVGEGVRDMKEGDHVVPIFNGECGDCIYCKREKTNMCERSGVNPFKTVMVSDGKSRFSTLKDGKPICHFLNTSTFSEYTVLESACVVKVDPAAPLKKMTLLSCGVSTGVGAAWNTADVKAGSSVAIFGLGAVGLAVAEGARSRGASKIIGVDVNPNKFIKGRAMGITDTINPRDQEKPVHEIIREMAGGGVDYSFECAGNLDVIREAFLSSHEGWGLTVVLGIHPTPRMLPLHPMELFAGRSIIASVFGGFKGKTQLPHFAQQCMKGVVNLDEFITHELPFEKINDAFQLLVDGISLRCLLHL